A genomic window from Zootoca vivipara chromosome Z, rZooViv1.1, whole genome shotgun sequence includes:
- the CZH9orf78 gene encoding splicing factor C9orf78 homolog, producing MPAGKAFRRRKVDSDEDDEDAQVTEEVRLKLEEAKEVQSLRRRPNGVSAAALLVGEKLQEETTLADDPFNIKTGGMVDMKKLKERGKDRISEEEDLNLGTSFSAETNRRDEDADMMKYIETELKKRKGIVENEEQKVKQKNAEDCLYELPESIRVSSAKKTEEMLSNQMLSGIPEVDLGIEAKIKNIISTEDAKARLLAEQQNKKKDSETSFVPTNMAVNYVQHNRFYHEELNAPVRRNKEEPKARPLRVGDTEKPEPERSPPNRKRPPNEKATDDYHYEKFKKMNRRY from the exons ATGCCTGCGGGGAAAGCTTTCCGCCGGAGGAAGGTGGACTCTGACGAGGATGACGAGGATGCGCAGGTCACCGAGGAGGTCCG gctaAAACTAGAGGAAGCAAAAGAAGTGCAGAGTCTAAGGAGGAGGCCAAATGGAGTGAG TGCGGCTGCTCTGCTTGTGGGGGAGAAATTACAAGAAGAAACGACCCTGGCG GATGATCCCTTTAATATAAAGACCGGTGGAATGGTGGACATGAAGAAACTGAAAGAACGGGGCAAGGACAG GATCAGCGAAGAAGAGGACCTCAACCTTGGGACTTCTTTTTCCGCAGAGACCAACAGGAGGGATGAAGATGCTGATAT GATGAAGTACATTGAAACCGAGctgaagaaaaggaagggaattGTGGAAAATGAGGAACAGAAAGTGAAGCAGAAGAATGCCGAAGACTGTCTGTATGAGCTGCCTGAGAGCATTCGGGTCTCTTCAGCTAAGAAGACTGAGGAGATGCTGTCCAATCAGATGCTGAGCGGCATTCCAGAGGTGGACCTCGGAATTGA agCTAAGATCAAAAACATCATTTCCACTGAGGACGCCAAAGCGCGATTGCTGGCTGAGCAGCAGAACAAAAAGAAAGACAGCGAAACCTCCTTTGTCCCAACGAACATGGCCGTCAACTACGTCCAGCACAACAGAT TTTATCATGAAGAGCTGAATGCACCAGTACGGAGGAACAAAGAAGAACCCAAAGCCCGTCCCCTCAGGGTGGGAGATACCGAGAAACCAGAACCTGAGA GGTCCCCACCAAATCGCAAACGCCCCCCAAATGAGAAGGCAACCGACGACTATCACTATGAGAAGTTCAAGAAGATGAACCGGCGGTACTGA
- the SET gene encoding protein SET isoform X2: MSAPPAKVSKKELNSNHDGADEISDKEQQEAIEHIDEVQNEIDRLNEQASEEILKVEQKYNKLRQPFFQKRSELIAKIPNFWVTTFVNHPQVSALLGEEDEEALHYLTRVEVTEFEDIKSGYRIDFYFDENPYFENKMLSKEFHLNETGDPSSKSSEIKWKSGKDLTKRSSQSQNKASRKRQHEEPESFFTWFTDHSDAGADELGEVIKDDIWPNPLQYYLVPDMDDEEGEGEEDDDDEEEGLEDIDEEGG, encoded by the exons ATGTCGGCGCCGCCGGCCAAAGTCAGCAAGAAGGAGCTCAACTCCAACCACGACGGGGCCGACGAGATCTCAG ACAAAGAGCAACAGGAAGCAATTGAACATATTGATGAAGTACAGAATGAAATAGACAG ACTGAATGAACAAGCCAGTGAGGAAATTTTGAAAGTAGAACAAAAGTACAATAAACTCCGCCAACCATTCTTCCAGAAGAGGTCAGAATTGATCGCCAAAATCCCGAACTTTTGGGTAACAACATTTGTCAACCACCCACAAG TATCTGCACTGTTgggagaagaagatgaagaagcgCTGCATTATTTGACCAGGGTGGAGGTGACGGAGTTTGAAGACATCAAATCAGGTTACAGAATAGATTTT TATTTTGATGAGAATCCATATTTTGAAAACAAGATGCTCTCCAAAGAGTTTCATCTGAATGAGACTGGGGACCCATCATCAAAATCAAGTGAAATCAAATGGAAATCTGGAAAG GATCTCACAAAGCGCTCAAGTCAGTCACAAAACAAGGCCAGCAGAAAGAGGCAGCATGAAGAACCGGAGAGCTTCTTCACCTGGTTCACTGACCATTCTGATGCTGGTGCCGATGAACTAGGCGAGGTCATTAAAGATGACATCTGGCCGAACCCATTACAGTACTACTTG GTTCCTGATATGGATGATGAAGAAGGTGAGGGAGAGGAAGATGACGATGATGAGGAAGAAGGCTTGGAGGACATTGATGAGGAAG GAGGATGA
- the SET gene encoding protein SET isoform X1, which yields MSAPPAKVSKKELNSNHDGADEISDKEQQEAIEHIDEVQNEIDRLNEQASEEILKVEQKYNKLRQPFFQKRSELIAKIPNFWVTTFVNHPQVSALLGEEDEEALHYLTRVEVTEFEDIKSGYRIDFYFDENPYFENKMLSKEFHLNETGDPSSKSSEIKWKSGKDLTKRSSQSQNKASRKRQHEEPESFFTWFTDHSDAGADELGEVIKDDIWPNPLQYYLVPDMDDEEGEGEEDDDDEEEGLEDIDEEGDEDEGEEDEDDDEGEEGEEDEGEDD from the exons ATGTCGGCGCCGCCGGCCAAAGTCAGCAAGAAGGAGCTCAACTCCAACCACGACGGGGCCGACGAGATCTCAG ACAAAGAGCAACAGGAAGCAATTGAACATATTGATGAAGTACAGAATGAAATAGACAG ACTGAATGAACAAGCCAGTGAGGAAATTTTGAAAGTAGAACAAAAGTACAATAAACTCCGCCAACCATTCTTCCAGAAGAGGTCAGAATTGATCGCCAAAATCCCGAACTTTTGGGTAACAACATTTGTCAACCACCCACAAG TATCTGCACTGTTgggagaagaagatgaagaagcgCTGCATTATTTGACCAGGGTGGAGGTGACGGAGTTTGAAGACATCAAATCAGGTTACAGAATAGATTTT TATTTTGATGAGAATCCATATTTTGAAAACAAGATGCTCTCCAAAGAGTTTCATCTGAATGAGACTGGGGACCCATCATCAAAATCAAGTGAAATCAAATGGAAATCTGGAAAG GATCTCACAAAGCGCTCAAGTCAGTCACAAAACAAGGCCAGCAGAAAGAGGCAGCATGAAGAACCGGAGAGCTTCTTCACCTGGTTCACTGACCATTCTGATGCTGGTGCCGATGAACTAGGCGAGGTCATTAAAGATGACATCTGGCCGAACCCATTACAGTACTACTTG GTTCCTGATATGGATGATGAAGAAGGTGAGGGAGAGGAAGATGACGATGATGAGGAAGAAGGCTTGGAGGACATTGATGAGGAAGGTGACGAAGATGAGGgcgaagaagatgaagatgatgacgagggagaagaaggagag GAGGATGAAGGAGAAGATGACTGA